The proteins below come from a single uncultured Carboxylicivirga sp. genomic window:
- the dnaG gene encoding DNA primase yields MDAKRVIEQINDEVYEVVSNFVTLKKAGVNYKACCPFHNEKTASFSVNPAKGIFKCFGCDKGGNAIEFIKEHENVEFKEAVEIGAKLLNLNFEWKKSTNWDEAKFKHEESLKIACSIIEKFFLEQVNHKDAQQYIKERNMAIPENGSFNIGYAPTDNALLAHAREKGLKTEILEEIGVLKSNEKGVYDFFRNRLIFPVSNSRGQTIAFAGRDLNENPKVKYLNTPESYIYTKGNELYALNVARFAIKNNDRAYIVEGYSDVLRMHDIGVVNTVATCGTALTNAQAKLLQKYTNKATLIYDGDSAGRNAMCRNAEILIKNQFHVSVLVLPEKQDPDSLFIDNKTFLQYDEQQEDYIIYKTAEYADRFANDPVKKSEVIKRMASLICCYDKTNQEVYLDFVSEQIKPKKAWQDALKDYSQPNEKKIKKKENISDIIKLKKEQQENLLTNQFYEEDGAYWTVEGKNPKQISNFTFEALFCVFHKDPQGRTDLKYVLRLMSQYGRKRLAIISSDDFCTPASFKKQVHRRHGFFWYGNDSQLDNIKNVKLLGIPEAKELERVGYNEENRFWVFANGLYYTKNFHPIDEYGITTHATQIINMDEFENIPPESQIRINDTFHVLNTTAEFIGKYGKDKLKENIKQGQVNLLHFFYLPYGKALKIGSSDGGNPFKENSKYVKPIKGSDWNFGKWATSMSSVYPGNAELLIAYYISTVFSDLIYKANFGYFPLLFLFGKRQSGKSTAARSIMYMFGKPPMEDGINLASGSTSTGMQRSMDSTTNHPFWGNEYKNSIHKNTIEALKGIADRNGKLTGVKSGGNETRIAKPRGSGIISGQDLPTQDPALCSRSLLGEFDDTNRGNYSDLKSFKAAEESLQFTNITCSVFDFRYLVEEHYSKEEPGVSSEVMDELTREYGNVDRRTVLNISSVLTPMKILMENSDLEFPFDYHTAKQALIRSAKLTISVQHQSDEVEQYFHVLQSLVNLYKLTEDVHYKIVVGENNSKQLYLRVGSIHGLYREQARKEGLTTLDQAVVGEYLKKHRSFIEHRRKNVLFGKSRTSAYILNYDMLKDQGIELERITL; encoded by the coding sequence ATGGATGCAAAAAGGGTCATAGAGCAAATCAATGATGAAGTTTATGAGGTAGTCTCCAATTTTGTCACACTAAAAAAAGCAGGGGTTAATTACAAAGCTTGTTGTCCGTTTCACAATGAAAAAACGGCTTCGTTCAGCGTTAACCCGGCAAAAGGAATTTTCAAATGCTTTGGTTGTGATAAAGGCGGTAATGCCATTGAGTTTATTAAGGAGCATGAAAACGTTGAATTTAAAGAAGCCGTTGAAATTGGCGCAAAGCTTTTGAACCTCAATTTTGAATGGAAGAAAAGCACCAATTGGGATGAAGCCAAATTTAAACATGAAGAAAGCCTGAAAATTGCTTGTAGTATTATTGAGAAGTTCTTTTTGGAACAGGTTAATCACAAAGATGCCCAGCAGTATATCAAGGAGCGTAATATGGCTATTCCTGAAAATGGCAGCTTCAATATTGGTTATGCTCCAACGGACAATGCTCTACTGGCCCATGCACGAGAAAAAGGATTAAAAACAGAGATACTTGAAGAAATTGGTGTACTCAAAAGCAATGAAAAAGGCGTTTATGACTTTTTTAGAAACCGATTGATATTCCCTGTTTCCAATTCACGAGGTCAGACTATTGCATTTGCAGGGCGTGACCTGAATGAAAATCCGAAGGTCAAGTATTTGAATACGCCTGAAAGTTACATTTATACTAAAGGTAATGAGCTGTATGCTTTAAATGTGGCTCGCTTTGCCATTAAAAACAATGACAGAGCATATATAGTTGAAGGTTATTCCGATGTGCTTCGGATGCACGATATAGGTGTGGTAAACACAGTTGCGACTTGCGGAACTGCACTTACCAATGCACAGGCAAAGCTCCTGCAAAAATATACCAATAAGGCTACACTTATTTACGATGGCGATAGTGCTGGGCGAAATGCCATGTGCCGAAATGCTGAAATCCTGATTAAGAACCAATTTCACGTTTCGGTATTGGTACTCCCGGAAAAACAAGACCCTGATTCTCTTTTCATCGACAACAAAACGTTTCTTCAGTACGATGAACAACAGGAAGATTACATCATCTACAAAACGGCTGAATACGCTGACCGCTTTGCAAATGACCCTGTAAAGAAATCGGAAGTAATAAAACGTATGGCTTCCTTGATATGCTGCTATGACAAAACAAATCAGGAGGTCTATCTTGACTTTGTTTCTGAACAGATTAAACCGAAAAAAGCATGGCAGGATGCTTTAAAGGATTATAGTCAGCCTAACGAGAAGAAGATTAAGAAAAAAGAAAATATCAGCGATATAATCAAGCTGAAAAAGGAACAACAGGAGAATCTTCTGACCAACCAGTTTTATGAAGAAGATGGAGCTTATTGGACGGTTGAAGGAAAGAACCCGAAGCAAATATCGAACTTTACTTTTGAAGCCTTATTCTGTGTGTTCCATAAAGACCCACAGGGCAGAACTGACCTGAAATATGTTTTGCGCCTGATGAGCCAATACGGAAGAAAACGCCTGGCTATTATTTCATCCGATGATTTTTGCACCCCTGCATCTTTCAAGAAACAGGTACACAGGCGACATGGATTCTTTTGGTACGGTAACGATAGCCAGCTCGACAATATTAAAAATGTGAAACTGCTTGGAATACCCGAAGCCAAAGAGTTGGAGCGTGTAGGTTACAATGAGGAAAACCGCTTTTGGGTATTTGCAAACGGTTTGTACTACACTAAAAACTTTCATCCAATTGATGAATACGGTATCACTACACACGCAACACAAATAATCAACATGGATGAATTTGAAAACATTCCTCCGGAAAGTCAGATACGAATTAACGATACTTTTCATGTACTCAATACCACAGCAGAATTTATCGGTAAGTATGGAAAGGATAAGCTAAAGGAGAATATAAAACAGGGCCAGGTTAATTTGTTGCATTTCTTCTATCTGCCCTATGGTAAAGCTCTTAAAATTGGTAGTTCCGATGGTGGTAATCCATTCAAAGAAAACTCAAAGTATGTGAAGCCGATAAAAGGTAGCGATTGGAACTTCGGAAAATGGGCAACTTCAATGAGCAGTGTTTATCCCGGTAATGCCGAATTATTGATTGCTTATTACATTTCAACCGTTTTTAGTGACCTTATCTACAAAGCTAATTTCGGGTACTTCCCTTTATTATTCCTGTTTGGAAAACGCCAATCAGGTAAGAGTACCGCAGCTCGAAGCATCATGTATATGTTTGGTAAGCCACCGATGGAAGACGGTATTAACCTTGCTTCGGGTAGTACAAGTACAGGTATGCAGCGAAGTATGGATTCTACAACCAACCATCCATTTTGGGGTAATGAGTATAAGAACAGCATTCATAAGAATACCATCGAGGCGTTAAAAGGTATTGCCGACCGTAACGGAAAATTGACAGGTGTAAAATCGGGAGGCAACGAAACACGTATTGCCAAGCCCAGGGGTTCGGGAATTATTAGCGGTCAGGATTTGCCAACACAAGACCCTGCTTTATGTAGCCGTAGTTTATTGGGCGAATTTGATGATACCAATCGGGGTAACTATTCCGATTTAAAATCATTTAAAGCAGCCGAGGAAAGTTTACAGTTTACCAATATTACATGCTCTGTTTTTGATTTTCGGTATTTGGTTGAAGAACATTACTCAAAAGAGGAACCGGGAGTAAGCTCAGAGGTCATGGATGAACTTACCAGGGAATACGGTAATGTTGACCGAAGAACGGTACTCAATATCTCATCAGTACTGACACCAATGAAAATTCTTATGGAAAATTCCGATTTGGAGTTTCCGTTTGATTATCATACCGCAAAACAGGCTTTAATCCGCTCTGCAAAACTTACCATATCCGTACAGCATCAAAGCGATGAAGTGGAGCAATACTTTCATGTGCTGCAATCTTTGGTTAACCTGTACAAGCTTACCGAGGATGTACATTACAAGATTGTGGTTGGAGAAAACAACAGCAAACAGCTTTACCTGAGAGTTGGCTCGATACACG
- a CDS encoding ABC transporter substrate binding protein yields the protein MRSFYFTLLIGIILTIFCKPACATSQKVSNDGWSKNHHEKNVLVLNAYHQNYHWADEIMRGVFSELGDKNLYELYVEYMDTKRCSDSLYYTQLRDIYKHKYQHVKIDVIVACDDNALNFMLMYRNEIFPGVPVSFCGVVDYHSSRIEGRADFTGVYETYDVPANIEMIRKFHPNTNRLVVISDVTESGKALIAMVKRAEEKFKDAITIDYLIDKKPDEIKEYLSHEHENTIVIWAIYLRLPDGQFISSTESIDFVSSITSLPIYCIWDVVGQGVVGGKITTPFYQGAKAASISKRILNGEKPSDIEVTGSPMLYKFDNNLLSKYNISLELLPNGSEILNQPTSFWQANKKLLVSLLSIIISLLLVVFTLGYLYRKSKRAEAEIKQKNNELKIAKQKAEESDRLKTIFLANLSHEIRTPMNGIIGFTEIIMSNKLPQSEVDQFIDIINKSGNRLLHLIDDLINISRIEANQVSIHPANTDLNDLLESVYKFYTPLANQKQLAFNYHKNFNNEVWVWIDKLKVEQVLINLLGNAFKFTTQGMVELNCTYTSNELQFSVKDTGKGIRAEMRAIIFDRFNQVESSSVNGTEGMGLGLSICKSFVEKMGGSIWVNSELGKGSEFFIKLPLVTVPS from the coding sequence ATGAGAAGTTTTTATTTTACACTACTGATTGGAATTATTCTGACCATATTCTGCAAACCGGCATGTGCCACTTCTCAAAAAGTTAGTAACGATGGTTGGTCTAAAAATCATCACGAAAAGAATGTATTGGTTTTAAATGCCTATCACCAAAACTATCATTGGGCCGATGAAATTATGCGTGGAGTTTTCTCCGAACTAGGTGATAAAAACCTTTATGAGCTTTATGTTGAGTATATGGATACCAAGCGATGTTCAGATTCATTGTACTATACTCAGCTACGTGATATTTATAAGCATAAATACCAACATGTAAAAATAGATGTGATTGTAGCCTGTGATGATAATGCCCTGAACTTTATGTTGATGTATCGCAATGAAATATTTCCGGGTGTTCCTGTTTCGTTTTGTGGAGTAGTGGATTATCATTCATCCCGAATAGAGGGTAGGGCAGATTTTACAGGTGTGTACGAAACCTACGATGTACCGGCTAATATTGAGATGATACGTAAGTTTCATCCAAACACCAATCGTTTGGTTGTTATTTCAGATGTAACCGAGTCGGGTAAGGCGCTAATAGCAATGGTGAAAAGGGCAGAAGAAAAATTTAAAGATGCAATTACCATTGATTATTTAATAGATAAGAAGCCAGATGAAATAAAAGAATACTTGAGTCACGAGCATGAAAATACGATTGTCATCTGGGCTATATATCTGCGATTACCCGATGGCCAATTTATTTCAAGTACCGAAAGTATCGACTTTGTTTCGTCGATTACATCGCTGCCTATTTACTGTATTTGGGATGTGGTAGGCCAAGGTGTTGTTGGTGGTAAAATAACTACACCTTTTTATCAGGGGGCCAAGGCAGCCAGCATTAGTAAACGTATTTTGAATGGTGAAAAACCTTCGGATATTGAGGTGACGGGGAGCCCTATGCTTTATAAGTTTGACAATAACTTATTGAGTAAATATAATATATCACTCGAACTATTACCAAACGGGAGTGAAATACTAAATCAACCTACTTCCTTTTGGCAGGCGAATAAAAAATTACTTGTAAGCTTATTGTCCATCATAATTTCGTTGCTATTAGTAGTGTTTACTTTGGGGTATTTATATCGAAAAAGTAAGAGGGCTGAGGCTGAAATCAAGCAGAAAAATAATGAGTTAAAGATAGCGAAACAAAAGGCAGAGGAAAGCGATCGGTTGAAAACCATCTTTTTAGCTAATTTAAGTCACGAGATTAGAACCCCTATGAATGGTATTATTGGCTTTACCGAAATAATTATGAGCAATAAGCTACCCCAAAGCGAGGTGGATCAGTTTATTGATATTATTAATAAAAGTGGTAACCGACTTTTGCATTTAATAGATGATCTGATTAATATTTCAAGAATTGAAGCCAATCAGGTATCTATTCATCCGGCTAATACTGATTTAAACGATCTGCTCGAAAGCGTATATAAATTTTATACGCCTTTAGCTAATCAGAAACAACTTGCTTTTAACTACCATAAAAATTTTAATAATGAGGTATGGGTATGGATTGATAAACTAAAAGTGGAGCAAGTACTGATTAATCTATTGGGTAATGCCTTTAAATTCACTACCCAAGGGATGGTTGAGTTGAATTGTACTTATACTTCAAATGAATTACAATTCAGTGTTAAAGATACGGGTAAGGGTATAAGAGCTGAGATGCGAGCTATTATTTTCGATCGTTTTAATCAGGTTGAAAGCAGCTCTGTTAATGGTACCGAGGGAATGGGGCTTGGGCTCTCTATATGTAAATCGTTTGTCGAAAAAATGGGTGGGTCTATATGGGTTAACTCTGAACTAGGAAAAGGTTCTGAATTCTTTATTAAGTTACCTTTAGTAACCGTACCCAGCTAA
- a CDS encoding efflux transporter outer membrane subunit, which translates to MKKNNRMRNKIYKYVVLPGFLVWVSLAHTGCKSGKNLGELNTDTSGLYRTDEASEDTSSIASLNWSEYFTDDQLKSLIQEGLNNNLDLKVAAERINQAQSNLKMAKAALYPTLGVAGQVDHARISSGDRGRDVLGYEGRNNITLGLTTSWEIDIWGKLNSRKKAQLASYLNSQEYARLVQTNLVAGIASYYYSLIALDEQLKITKETIELLIQNTEAMEAMKEAGMQNGAAVEQNKALLYSTQLSVPELERQIREIENSLCVLLGRRPGDIQRSTLDNQEVPGELEYGVPSQLLSKRPDVKQAELSFRMAYELTNAAQASLYPSFTISSGSIGYSATTFSNFFSPENIAANIIGGITQPIFNKRQLRSNLEIAKSQQREAALNFESVLLGAGQEVSDVLFGFKASLAKNELRSKQIASLTTAVDFTNELLMAGEANYLEVLTAQRSLLTAQLNRVSDKLEQLNYCVSLYKALGGGSN; encoded by the coding sequence ATGAAAAAGAATAACAGAATGCGAAACAAAATATACAAATACGTGGTGTTGCCAGGCTTTTTAGTTTGGGTTAGTCTGGCACACACCGGTTGTAAAAGCGGTAAAAACCTGGGGGAATTAAATACTGATACCTCCGGTTTGTACCGCACCGATGAAGCTTCGGAAGATACAAGTTCTATCGCTAGTTTGAATTGGAGTGAGTATTTTACCGACGATCAGTTAAAGAGTTTGATACAGGAAGGTTTGAATAATAACCTTGATCTGAAAGTTGCTGCCGAAAGAATTAATCAGGCCCAGTCGAATCTGAAAATGGCTAAGGCCGCTTTATATCCTACATTAGGAGTAGCTGGTCAGGTTGATCATGCTAGGATTAGTTCTGGTGATAGAGGAAGAGATGTGTTAGGATACGAAGGTAGAAACAACATTACTTTAGGATTAACAACATCTTGGGAAATAGATATTTGGGGTAAGCTGAATAGTCGTAAAAAAGCGCAGTTGGCTTCTTATTTAAATAGTCAGGAGTATGCCCGATTAGTACAAACCAACCTGGTGGCAGGTATCGCAAGTTACTATTACAGTTTAATTGCTTTAGATGAACAATTAAAAATAACTAAGGAAACCATTGAGCTTTTAATTCAGAATACCGAGGCAATGGAGGCAATGAAAGAGGCCGGAATGCAAAACGGTGCAGCAGTGGAACAGAATAAAGCTCTATTGTATAGTACTCAGTTATCTGTGCCTGAATTGGAAAGACAAATTCGAGAAATTGAAAATTCCTTGTGTGTATTGTTAGGCCGAAGGCCGGGTGACATACAGCGAAGTACTCTTGATAATCAGGAAGTACCTGGCGAATTGGAATATGGTGTGCCTTCGCAACTTTTATCGAAACGACCTGATGTGAAACAAGCTGAATTGTCGTTTCGGATGGCTTACGAATTAACCAATGCTGCACAGGCTAGTTTGTACCCTTCGTTTACCATTAGTAGCGGATCAATTGGTTATTCAGCCACTACTTTTTCTAATTTCTTTAGCCCCGAAAATATTGCGGCTAATATTATAGGAGGTATTACTCAACCTATATTTAATAAACGACAATTAAGAAGTAATCTCGAGATTGCTAAGTCGCAACAGCGCGAAGCTGCTCTTAATTTCGAGAGTGTGTTATTAGGTGCAGGACAAGAAGTGTCGGATGTATTGTTTGGTTTTAAAGCATCGCTTGCCAAAAATGAATTACGCAGTAAGCAAATAGCTTCGTTAACTACAGCAGTTGATTTTACAAATGAATTGCTAATGGCTGGTGAAGCTAATTACCTGGAAGTATTAACAGCACAACGTAGTTTGTTAACCGCTCAGCTAAATCGTGTAAGCGATAAGTTGGAGCAATTAAACTATTGTGTTAGTCTTTATAAAGCATTAGGCGGAGGCTCTAATTAG
- a CDS encoding phage antirepressor N-terminal domain-containing protein, which yields MKTKTVARIKDVSIMLIDDAEKLVPIKPICQALEVNYSSQLEKIKSDEILGSTVPLRGIVAADGKEREMACIPFKLVFGWLFTINPKNVKAEAKEQIIKYRLECYNALFNYFTDQGEFLEQKQKALEKQLEEVERIRNDYSDQKKLLNDARKALNDIKELTFEEWQMNKRQLSLDFPN from the coding sequence ATGAAAACAAAAACAGTAGCAAGAATCAAAGATGTTAGCATCATGCTTATTGATGATGCAGAAAAGTTAGTACCCATAAAACCAATATGTCAAGCTTTAGAAGTTAATTACTCAAGCCAGTTAGAAAAGATTAAGAGTGATGAAATATTGGGTTCAACTGTACCGCTCAGGGGTATAGTTGCTGCCGATGGAAAAGAACGAGAAATGGCTTGCATTCCTTTTAAGCTTGTATTCGGTTGGCTATTTACAATTAACCCCAAGAATGTCAAGGCTGAGGCTAAAGAACAAATCATTAAGTACAGGCTGGAATGCTACAATGCCCTGTTCAATTATTTCACCGACCAGGGAGAGTTTTTAGAGCAAAAGCAAAAGGCTTTGGAAAAGCAATTAGAAGAAGTGGAACGAATACGAAATGATTATAGCGACCAGAAGAAGCTGCTCAATGACGCAAGAAAAGCACTTAACGATATAAAGGAGTTGACTTTTGAAGAATGGCAAATGAATAAACGACAATTATCACTGGACTTTCCAAACTAA
- a CDS encoding DUF4406 domain-containing protein, translated as MPTIYICGSDIPENSSKGLVDTDKIKAKLKSLKCAVVNPTEMPFAKMSWTDKLDNRVQLLKKSQAVYVLPNWKESIMSRIELTVAMDLKLETIFHPMSHKEIKQIITALGN; from the coding sequence ATGCCAACTATTTATATATGCGGTAGTGATATACCCGAAAACAGTTCCAAAGGCTTGGTTGATACCGATAAAATTAAAGCCAAACTAAAGTCATTGAAATGTGCCGTTGTAAATCCAACTGAAATGCCCTTTGCAAAAATGAGTTGGACTGACAAACTGGATAACCGTGTTCAGCTTTTAAAGAAAAGCCAGGCGGTTTATGTTCTGCCCAATTGGAAAGAGAGCATAATGTCACGCATAGAGCTGACCGTTGCGATGGACTTAAAGTTGGAAACCATTTTTCATCCGATGAGTCACAAAGAGATAAAGCAAATAATAACCGCCCTTGGCAATTAG
- a CDS encoding RNA pseudouridine synthase yields the protein MSKKHQLKGLEIIFEDQDIIVVNKASGLLTIATVKEKIHTAHYMLNEYVKKGNSKSRARVFIVHRLDRDTSGLLLFAKNERSKLFLQQNWTDFQKKYIAVVHGILTEKQGVIESYLQENSACHVFSTPDNNRGKYAKTEYKVLKESAGYSLLEVKLYTGRKNQIRVHLSEQGHSIVGDRMYGKVKLQGARLALHSSSLVFTHPFSKKEMSFKTNVPQSFNSYFKHNEATK from the coding sequence ATGTCGAAAAAGCATCAACTTAAAGGTCTCGAAATTATTTTTGAAGATCAGGATATAATCGTTGTCAATAAGGCAAGCGGACTGTTAACCATTGCCACCGTGAAGGAAAAAATTCATACAGCTCATTACATGCTGAATGAGTATGTGAAAAAGGGCAACTCAAAATCAAGAGCTCGTGTTTTTATTGTACATCGTCTCGACAGAGATACTTCGGGCTTGCTTTTGTTTGCCAAAAACGAACGGAGTAAACTGTTTTTACAGCAAAACTGGACTGATTTTCAGAAGAAGTATATTGCAGTAGTGCATGGTATATTGACCGAAAAGCAAGGTGTAATCGAATCGTATCTGCAAGAGAATAGTGCATGTCATGTATTTTCAACCCCGGATAATAATCGTGGGAAATATGCCAAAACCGAGTATAAGGTTTTAAAAGAATCAGCTGGTTACAGTTTGCTGGAGGTAAAGCTTTATACCGGACGTAAAAACCAAATTAGGGTACACTTGTCGGAGCAAGGGCATTCAATTGTTGGAGATAGAATGTATGGTAAAGTTAAACTTCAGGGGGCACGACTGGCTTTACATTCAAGCTCGTTGGTTTTTACCCATCCGTTTTCGAAAAAAGAGATGAGTTTTAAAACAAATGTTCCGCAATCGTTTAATTCTTATTTTAAGCATAACGAAGCAACGAAATAA
- a CDS encoding YkgJ family cysteine cluster protein: MNIVQVVRGVEKLFESLEKDIHKMQKHTSIHCVENCIHCCTTTKIEATAIEFLPLAYHLYKTGRYKEVLAKIDQLNNEFACPLLNVLSHEGSKPGCTFYPYRGLICRLFSYNYVTSKYGVKKINACKTIRLNQPLEVDKANQLLLTKTICPKASDYYSRLLFIHFNEARNLYPIGTAIRIAIDMVLTYMSYKGKKVM; the protein is encoded by the coding sequence ATGAACATAGTGCAAGTTGTTCGAGGTGTAGAAAAATTATTTGAATCACTCGAAAAAGATATTCATAAGATGCAGAAGCATACCAGTATACACTGTGTCGAAAACTGCATACATTGTTGTACTACAACTAAAATAGAGGCAACAGCCATTGAGTTTTTACCCTTAGCCTATCATTTATATAAAACGGGGCGATACAAAGAGGTATTAGCTAAGATTGATCAGTTAAACAACGAGTTTGCTTGCCCGCTGCTTAATGTTTTATCTCACGAAGGAAGTAAACCAGGATGTACCTTTTACCCTTACCGAGGGTTAATATGCCGATTGTTTTCCTATAATTATGTAACCAGTAAGTATGGGGTAAAAAAAATAAATGCATGTAAAACCATCAGGCTTAATCAGCCATTGGAAGTAGATAAAGCCAATCAGCTTCTGCTAACTAAAACCATTTGTCCGAAAGCAAGCGATTATTATTCGCGATTGCTGTTTATACATTTTAACGAAGCACGCAATTTATATCCAATAGGAACAGCCATACGCATTGCAATTGATATGGTGTTAACCTATATGAGTTATAAGGGTAAAAAAGTAATGTAA
- a CDS encoding helix-turn-helix domain-containing protein: protein MDEQIEEQIEEKIDFKAETLKNLEQLNKKVSELIKVQHKAGTGFDYVNAAELALLLGESVKTIYGRVYNKQIPFYKPGGKILLFKLDEVMDWIKAGRHSSLEEIKSNV from the coding sequence ATGGATGAGCAAATAGAAGAACAGATAGAAGAGAAAATCGACTTCAAAGCTGAAACTTTAAAGAATCTTGAACAGCTAAACAAAAAGGTTTCAGAACTAATAAAAGTACAACATAAAGCCGGAACAGGCTTTGACTATGTTAATGCTGCGGAACTGGCCCTGCTATTGGGCGAAAGTGTTAAAACCATTTATGGCAGGGTATATAATAAACAGATTCCCTTCTATAAACCGGGTGGTAAGATATTACTGTTCAAACTGGATGAAGTAATGGATTGGATTAAAGCTGGCCGTCATTCTTCCTTGGAGGAAATAAAGAGCAATGTGTAA